The window GATCGTTTCGGCCAGGTGCGGGGAACACACCACGTAGGCCACGACACCGCCCGGCCGGACCAGGTTCAGCGCGCTCGTCAACAGAGCGCTCTGCAAACGGGTCAGGTCGCCGACATCCGAGGGCTGCCTGCGCCAGCGGGCTTCCGGCCTGCGCCGCAGGGCACCGAGTCCGGTGCAGGGCGCGTCGACGAGGACGCGGTCGTAGGAGCCCACTTCCAGGCCCGGGGACCGGCCGTCGGCGACGTGGATCTTGACCGGCAGGCCCGACGTGATGCGCTCGATGAGCTTCGCGCGGTGCGGGGCCTTCTCCACGGCGTCAAGGGTTCCCGCGTTGATCGCGGCGAGGGCGCCCAGCAGCGCCGCCTTGCCGCCGGGACCGGCGCACAGGTCGAGCCAGCGCAGGTCGGAGCCCTCGACCTCGGGCCGGGTCAGGGCGAGCGCACACAGCTGACTGCCCTCGTCCTGCACGCCCGCGAGCTTCTCCTTGACCGGGTCGAGGTCGCCCGGGTCGCCCGCGCCCGCGTCGAGGCGGACGCCGTAGGGCGAGTACGGGGCGACGTCGCCGCCGGTCATCGCGGCCAGTTCCTCCGCGCTGACCTCGCCCGGGCGGGCGACGAGGTGCACGGCGGGACGCTCGTCGTCGGCGCGCAGAGCATCCGACAGTTCTTCGCCGGTGGTGCCGAGGGCGTCGGCGAAGGCGCGGGCGATCCAGCGCGGGTGGGCGTTGCGGGCGGCGAGGTTGCCGACCGGGTCCTCCGTGGCGTCGGGGGCGAGCTGGTCGAGCCAGGCGCTCTCGTCCTTCTCCGACACCTTGCGCAGCACGGCGTTGACGAAGCCCGTGGGCCGCGGGCCCTGGTCCGCGCGCACCATGTCCACAGTGGACGCGACGGCGGCGTGGGCCGGGATGCGGGTGCGCAGCAGCTGA is drawn from Actinokineospora alba and contains these coding sequences:
- a CDS encoding RsmB/NOP family class I SAM-dependent RNA methyltransferase; the encoded protein is MTQPGKRAHRPSRPGRARPPRRPDTPERPPTEDPARRAALDTLRAVRADDAYANLVLPKLLRDRRISGRDAALATELTYGTCRAMGLIDDILAECIDRPLSKVEPFLLDSLRLGTYQLLRTRIPAHAAVASTVDMVRADQGPRPTGFVNAVLRKVSEKDESAWLDQLAPDATEDPVGNLAARNAHPRWIARAFADALGTTGEELSDALRADDERPAVHLVARPGEVSAEELAAMTGGDVAPYSPYGVRLDAGAGDPGDLDPVKEKLAGVQDEGSQLCALALTRPEVEGSDLRWLDLCAGPGGKAALLGALAAINAGTLDAVEKAPHRAKLIERITSGLPVKIHVADGRSPGLEVGSYDRVLVDAPCTGLGALRRRPEARWRRQPSDVGDLTRLQSALLTSALNLVRPGGVVAYVVCSPHLAETIGVVSDVVRRTGVTPIDAREYFPDVPDLGDGPYVQLWPHRHGTDAMFCALLRR